A genomic region of Rhodanobacter sp. contains the following coding sequences:
- a CDS encoding MFS transporter: MSQFALFGQRRFAPFFWTQALGAFNDNAFRNALLMLVGFQLGSDDRIAGLYASFAPALFILPFFLFSATAGQLAEKIEKTRIIRWVKLFEIVAMTIAAAGFITHHVSLLLVVLFMMGLHSTVFGPIKYAILPQALKPAELVGGNGLVEMGTQLAMLLGMVAGNLLMGVAHAGPWLSAGATIAVAVTGYLASRAIPPAPATAPELKINWNPFGETARVIGITRADRTVWNAVLGISWFWFFGTVLIAQLLNYTRQTLGGDGSVYTLALTLFSVGSGIGALLCEKLSGRRVEIGLVPLGAFGLTAFGVDLYFARHGLAPVRGLDWLSFLHAPGSGRVVLDLTLIGAFAGLYVVPLFAFVQARAPREKLSRIIAGNNIMNAVLIVAASLFCMGLAALGLHAVQIFLAAALLNVLVAAYIFTLVPEFILRFVTWLLTSTLYRVRADGLRNIPEEGPALLVCNHVSFVDPLLLMANLRRPARFVMYYRIFNLPLLRFLFRTAKAIPIAGQKEDPAILQQAYDAVDAALADGELVCIFPEGALTRDGAIAPFRPGVEKILARRPVPVVPMALRGLWGSMWSRRDSALGRARLPRRFRARVELVVDAPLPPERASAAVLEARVSALRGTMA; the protein is encoded by the coding sequence ATGAGCCAGTTCGCCCTGTTCGGCCAGCGCCGTTTCGCGCCGTTCTTCTGGACGCAGGCGCTGGGGGCGTTCAACGACAACGCGTTCCGCAACGCCTTGCTGATGCTGGTGGGATTCCAGCTTGGTTCGGATGACCGGATCGCTGGGTTGTACGCCAGTTTCGCCCCGGCGTTGTTCATCCTGCCGTTCTTCCTGTTTTCGGCCACTGCGGGGCAGCTTGCCGAGAAGATCGAGAAGACGCGCATCATCCGTTGGGTGAAGCTGTTCGAGATCGTTGCGATGACGATCGCGGCGGCGGGTTTCATCACCCACCACGTGAGCCTGCTGCTGGTGGTGCTGTTCATGATGGGCCTGCACTCCACCGTGTTCGGGCCGATCAAGTACGCGATCCTGCCGCAGGCGCTGAAGCCGGCGGAACTGGTGGGCGGCAACGGCCTGGTGGAAATGGGCACGCAGCTGGCGATGTTGCTGGGCATGGTCGCGGGCAACCTGCTGATGGGCGTGGCGCATGCGGGGCCGTGGCTGTCGGCGGGGGCGACCATCGCGGTCGCGGTGACGGGCTATCTTGCCAGCCGCGCGATTCCGCCGGCGCCGGCCACCGCGCCGGAACTGAAGATCAACTGGAATCCTTTCGGCGAGACGGCGCGCGTCATCGGCATCACGCGCGCCGACCGCACGGTGTGGAATGCCGTGCTCGGCATCTCGTGGTTCTGGTTCTTCGGTACCGTGCTGATCGCGCAGTTGCTGAACTACACGCGGCAGACGCTGGGCGGCGACGGCTCGGTCTACACCCTGGCGCTCACGCTGTTCTCGGTCGGCAGCGGCATCGGCGCGCTGCTGTGCGAGAAGCTGTCTGGCCGGCGCGTGGAAATCGGCCTGGTGCCCTTGGGTGCGTTCGGGCTCACCGCGTTCGGCGTGGACCTGTACTTCGCCCGGCATGGCCTTGCGCCCGTGCGCGGGCTGGACTGGTTGAGCTTCCTGCACGCGCCGGGCAGCGGGCGCGTGGTGCTCGACCTCACCCTGATCGGCGCGTTCGCGGGCCTGTACGTGGTGCCGCTGTTCGCCTTCGTGCAGGCGCGCGCGCCGCGCGAGAAGCTCTCGCGCATCATCGCCGGCAACAACATCATGAACGCGGTGCTGATCGTGGCGGCGTCGCTCTTCTGCATGGGCCTCGCTGCGCTGGGGCTGCATGCGGTGCAGATCTTCCTCGCCGCCGCGCTGCTCAACGTGCTGGTGGCGGCCTACATCTTCACTCTGGTGCCGGAGTTCATCCTGCGCTTCGTCACCTGGCTGCTGACCAGCACGCTGTACCGCGTGCGCGCGGACGGCCTGCGCAACATTCCCGAAGAAGGACCGGCGCTGTTGGTGTGCAACCACGTGAGCTTCGTCGATCCGCTGCTGCTGATGGCGAACCTGCGCCGCCCTGCGCGTTTCGTGATGTATTACCGGATCTTCAACCTCCCGCTGCTGCGGTTCCTGTTCAGGACCGCGAAGGCCATCCCCATCGCGGGGCAGAAAGAGGATCCCGCCATCCTGCAGCAGGCCTACGACGCGGTCGACGCGGCGCTCGCCGACGGCGAGTTGGTGTGCATTTTCCCCGAGGGTGCGCTCACCCGCGACGGCGCCATCGCGCCGTTCCGCCCGGGCGTGGAGAAGATCCTCGCGCGCCGTCCGGTGCCGGTGGTGCCGATGGCCTTGCGTGGGTTGTGGGGCAGCATGTGGAGCCGGCGCGACTCCGCGCTGGGCCGCGCCCGCCTGCCGCGGCGCTTCCGCGCACGTGTGGAGCTGGTGGTGGATGCGCCGCTGCCGCCCGAGCGCGCCAGCGCCGCGGTGCTTGAGGCGCGCGTGAGCGCGTTGCGCGGCACGATGGCTTGA
- the nudC gene encoding NAD(+) diphosphatase, translating to MSAVPSNTFAGLSLILDRMAERRDDAAWLAGQAASPAARHLLLDADGRGFLHADRDALRWLDAEERRQLPDDASVSLLGIADGRPHFLLALEDETQLAALEAGLRARRASLREAGLLLPADEAGLFAYAKGLAHWHRETRHCAYCGSPLAVVSAGHRLRCTHAACGRMHFPRTDAAIIVIVEHAGACLLGRQAGWPPGRYSTLAGFIEPGEALEDAVRREVMEESGVRVGEVRYHSSQPWPMPASLMVGFTAVALDPAIRLRDGELEEARWFTPTQIAEGIADGSFVPSSPLSVSYRLLQHWLHERAGMALDKLIAAQGTL from the coding sequence ATGTCCGCGGTGCCATCCAATACCTTCGCCGGACTCAGCCTGATCCTCGACCGCATGGCCGAACGCCGCGACGACGCGGCCTGGCTGGCCGGGCAGGCCGCGTCGCCGGCGGCACGCCATCTGCTGCTCGATGCCGATGGCCGCGGTTTCCTGCATGCAGACCGCGACGCGCTGCGCTGGCTGGATGCCGAAGAACGCCGGCAGCTGCCCGACGACGCTTCCGTTTCGTTGCTCGGCATTGCCGACGGTCGTCCGCATTTCCTGCTGGCGCTGGAAGACGAGACGCAGCTCGCGGCGCTCGAAGCCGGACTACGCGCCCGCCGCGCGAGCCTGCGCGAGGCCGGCCTGCTGCTGCCTGCCGACGAAGCCGGCCTGTTCGCCTACGCCAAGGGCCTGGCGCACTGGCACCGCGAAACGCGGCACTGCGCCTACTGCGGTTCGCCGCTCGCCGTGGTTTCCGCCGGCCACCGCCTGCGCTGCACCCACGCCGCCTGCGGCCGCATGCATTTCCCGCGCACCGATGCGGCGATCATCGTGATCGTCGAACACGCGGGCGCCTGCCTGCTCGGCCGCCAGGCCGGCTGGCCGCCCGGGCGCTATTCCACATTGGCCGGTTTCATCGAACCGGGCGAGGCGCTGGAGGATGCCGTGCGCCGCGAAGTGATGGAGGAATCGGGCGTGCGCGTGGGCGAGGTGCGCTACCACTCCTCGCAGCCCTGGCCGATGCCGGCCTCGCTGATGGTGGGCTTCACCGCCGTGGCGCTCGACCCCGCGATCCGCCTCCGCGACGGCGAGCTGGAAGAGGCCCGCTGGTTCACACCCACACAAATTGCCGAGGGCATCGCCGACGGCAGCTTCGTACCGTCGTCGCCGCTGTCGGTGTCCTACCGGCTGCTGCAGCACTGGTTGCACGAACGCGCCGGCATGGCCTTGGACAAACTGATCGCCGCCCAAGGCACCCTGTGA
- the erpA gene encoding iron-sulfur cluster insertion protein ErpA, with protein sequence MDTVVSLPTVPDYRSNGAPLVFTEAAARKVHELIAEEGNPSLKLRVYISGGGCSGFQYGFTFDEAQAEDDFALEREGVTLLCDPLSLQYLTGAEIDYSENLNGSQFVIRNPNAKTTCGCGSSFST encoded by the coding sequence ATGGATACCGTCGTCTCCCTTCCCACCGTTCCCGACTACCGCAGCAACGGCGCGCCGCTGGTGTTCACCGAGGCCGCCGCGCGCAAGGTGCACGAGCTGATCGCGGAGGAAGGCAACCCCAGCCTGAAACTCCGCGTCTACATCTCCGGCGGCGGCTGCTCGGGCTTCCAGTACGGCTTCACCTTCGACGAGGCGCAGGCCGAGGACGACTTCGCGCTGGAGCGCGAGGGCGTGACCCTGCTGTGCGATCCGCTCTCGCTGCAATACCTCACCGGCGCCGAGATCGACTACAGCGAGAACCTCAACGGCTCGCAGTTCGTGATACGCAACCCGAACGCGAAGACCACCTGCGGCTGCGGCTCCTCGTTCTCCACCTGA
- the bfr gene encoding bacterioferritin, whose product MKGDAKVIEFLNKVLYNELTAINQYFLHARMFKNWGYGELAEHEYKESIEEMRHADRLIERILFLDGLPNLQHLGKLRIGENVPECIQGDLDLELLASKDLREAIAYSEGVADYISRDLFKGILHDEEEHIDWLETQQSLIKDIGAERYLQSKMQS is encoded by the coding sequence ATGAAGGGCGATGCCAAGGTCATCGAATTCCTCAACAAGGTGCTCTACAACGAGCTGACCGCGATCAACCAGTATTTCCTGCATGCCCGCATGTTCAAGAACTGGGGCTACGGCGAACTGGCCGAGCACGAATACAAGGAATCCATCGAGGAGATGCGCCACGCCGACCGGCTGATCGAGCGCATCCTGTTCCTCGACGGCCTGCCCAACCTGCAGCACCTCGGCAAGCTGCGCATCGGCGAGAACGTACCGGAATGCATCCAGGGCGACCTCGACCTGGAACTGCTCGCCTCCAAGGATCTGCGCGAGGCGATCGCCTACAGCGAGGGCGTCGCCGACTACATCAGCCGCGACCTGTTCAAGGGCATCCTGCACGACGAGGAAGAACACATCGACTGGCTGGAAACCCAGCAGAGCCTGATCAAGGACATCGGCGCGGAGCGCTACCTGCAGAGCAAGATGCAGAGTTGA
- a CDS encoding RNA pyrophosphohydrolase, which yields MIDVDGYRPNVGIVLLNADGRLFWARRINRDGWQFPQGGMRSDETPLEAMYRELEEETGLAPEHVEVVASTRGWLRYKLPQRYVRHHQHPTCIGQKQVWFLLKLVSAENALRLDAAEKPEFDIWRWVDFWYPAAHVVNFKRQVYERALRHFAPLVEGMCRIELGHAPPRETGDVQTDEPQQDWRAA from the coding sequence ATGATCGACGTCGATGGCTACCGTCCGAATGTGGGCATCGTGCTGCTGAACGCGGACGGCCGCCTGTTCTGGGCGCGCCGGATCAACCGCGACGGCTGGCAATTCCCGCAGGGCGGCATGCGCAGCGACGAGACGCCGCTGGAGGCAATGTACCGCGAACTGGAAGAAGAAACCGGCTTGGCGCCAGAGCATGTCGAAGTGGTGGCCTCCACCCGCGGCTGGCTGCGCTACAAGCTGCCGCAACGCTATGTGCGGCACCACCAGCACCCCACCTGCATCGGCCAGAAACAGGTCTGGTTCCTGCTCAAGCTGGTCAGCGCGGAGAACGCACTGCGGCTCGATGCCGCCGAGAAGCCCGAGTTCGACATCTGGCGCTGGGTGGATTTCTGGTACCCGGCCGCCCACGTGGTGAATTTCAAGCGCCAGGTCTACGAGCGCGCCCTGCGCCATTTCGCCCCGCTGGTGGAAGGCATGTGCCGGATCGAACTCGGCCATGCCCCGCCGCGCGAAACCGGCGACGTCCAGACAGACGAGCCGCAGCAGGACTGGCGCGCCGCCTGA
- the queD gene encoding 6-carboxytetrahydropterin synthase QueD → MRIFKVFQIEAAHRLPNVPAGHKCARLHGHSFRVEVHLSGGIGANSGWVMDFADVKAAFQPLYDQLDHHYLNDITGLENPTSERLAVWIWERLKPALPLLAEVVVHETCTSGCSYRGD, encoded by the coding sequence GTGCGCATCTTCAAGGTTTTCCAGATCGAGGCGGCCCACCGCCTGCCCAACGTGCCTGCGGGGCACAAGTGCGCGCGCCTGCACGGGCATTCCTTCCGCGTGGAAGTCCATCTCAGCGGCGGAATCGGTGCGAATAGCGGCTGGGTGATGGATTTTGCCGACGTCAAGGCGGCGTTCCAGCCGCTCTACGATCAGCTCGACCACCACTACCTCAACGACATCACCGGCCTGGAAAATCCGACCAGCGAGCGCTTGGCCGTGTGGATCTGGGAACGTCTCAAGCCCGCCTTGCCGCTGCTGGCCGAGGTGGTGGTGCACGAGACTTGCACCTCGGGTTGCAGCTACCGTGGCGATTGA
- the gnd gene encoding decarboxylating 6-phosphogluconate dehydrogenase → MTTDAKGGLQLGFVGLGRMGLNMVGRMQAAGIHCVAFDTNADARTAAAKAGAQAADSIEAMVGKLSGPRAVWLMLPTAVVDKVLDTLVPLLGPGDMVIDGGNSHYVEDLRRAKALGEKGIRYVDVGVSGGVWGRERGYCQMIGGPKEAYEHLEPAFAALAPGVATAPRSPGREGDPSPAEQGYLYCGPNGAGHFVKMVHNGIEYGLMAAYAEGLNILHGANVGKQAQVIDAETTPLEHPERYQYDFPLGEVVELWRRGSVVGSWLLDLTAIEMGRDPSLAHYAGRVSDSGEGRWTALAAIEEGVPAPVLTAALFGRFSSRGNDAFANQVMSAMRHAFGGHDEKPAKA, encoded by the coding sequence ATGACGACGGATGCGAAGGGCGGTTTGCAGTTGGGCTTCGTCGGCCTGGGGCGCATGGGCCTGAACATGGTGGGCCGCATGCAGGCGGCTGGCATCCATTGTGTGGCGTTCGACACCAATGCCGACGCGCGGACCGCCGCCGCCAAAGCGGGCGCGCAGGCGGCGGATTCGATCGAGGCGATGGTCGGCAAGCTGTCCGGCCCGCGCGCGGTCTGGCTGATGCTGCCCACCGCGGTGGTGGACAAGGTGCTCGACACCCTGGTGCCGCTGCTCGGTCCCGGCGACATGGTGATCGACGGCGGCAACTCGCATTACGTCGAAGACCTGCGCCGCGCGAAGGCGCTGGGCGAAAAGGGCATCCGCTACGTGGACGTGGGCGTCAGCGGCGGCGTGTGGGGCCGCGAGCGCGGTTACTGCCAGATGATCGGCGGGCCGAAGGAAGCCTATGAGCACCTCGAGCCCGCGTTCGCTGCGCTGGCGCCGGGCGTGGCCACCGCGCCGCGCTCGCCGGGGCGCGAGGGCGACCCGTCGCCGGCCGAGCAGGGGTACCTGTATTGCGGGCCGAATGGCGCCGGGCACTTCGTGAAGATGGTGCACAACGGCATCGAATACGGGCTGATGGCGGCTTATGCCGAAGGCCTCAACATCCTGCACGGCGCCAACGTGGGCAAGCAGGCGCAGGTGATCGACGCCGAGACCACGCCGCTGGAGCATCCCGAGCGCTACCAATACGACTTCCCGCTCGGTGAGGTGGTCGAGCTGTGGCGGCGCGGCAGTGTGGTCGGTTCGTGGCTGCTCGACCTCACCGCGATCGAGATGGGCCGTGATCCCAGCCTCGCGCATTACGCCGGCCGCGTTTCCGATTCCGGTGAAGGTCGCTGGACGGCGCTGGCCGCCATCGAGGAGGGCGTGCCCGCGCCCGTGCTTACGGCGGCGTTGTTCGGCCGTTTCAGTTCGCGTGGCAATGATGCATTCGCCAACCAGGTGATGTCGGCGATGCGCCATGCGTTCGGCGGCCACGACGAGAAGCCGGCCAAGGCCTGA
- the atpB gene encoding F0F1 ATP synthase subunit A, which translates to MASEPGGLSEYIQHHLTHLVPHASKDGFWAVHLDSITVSLALGVVFCLWFWSVARKATSGVPSKGQAFVEIILEFVDGQVKDVFHGDRRFLGPLALTVFVWVFLMNAMDLLPVDLLPWITEKFGIGHFRAVPTADTNMTFAMSITVFLLIIVYSFKAKGFGGYMHELFTAPFGNHPALWIFNFLLNVVELVSKPVSLAMRLFGNMYAGELVFMLIAGLFSAGAGVAGWALYGAGIIGYTVWGLFHILIISIQAFIFMVLTIVYISMAHDHH; encoded by the coding sequence ATGGCAAGCGAGCCGGGCGGTCTTTCCGAATACATCCAGCACCACCTCACGCACCTCGTTCCGCATGCGAGCAAGGACGGTTTCTGGGCGGTGCACCTTGACTCGATCACGGTGTCGCTGGCGTTGGGCGTGGTGTTCTGCCTGTGGTTCTGGTCGGTGGCGCGCAAGGCTACTTCCGGCGTGCCGAGCAAGGGCCAGGCCTTCGTCGAGATCATCCTCGAGTTCGTCGACGGCCAGGTCAAAGACGTATTCCACGGTGACCGCAGGTTCCTCGGTCCGCTGGCGCTGACCGTGTTCGTCTGGGTGTTCCTGATGAACGCGATGGATCTGCTGCCGGTCGACCTGCTGCCGTGGATCACCGAGAAGTTCGGCATCGGCCACTTCCGCGCCGTGCCCACCGCCGACACCAACATGACGTTTGCCATGTCGATCACGGTGTTCCTGCTGATCATCGTCTACAGCTTCAAGGCCAAGGGCTTCGGCGGGTACATGCATGAGCTGTTCACCGCGCCGTTCGGCAATCATCCGGCGCTGTGGATCTTCAATTTCCTGCTCAACGTCGTCGAATTGGTGTCCAAGCCGGTGAGCCTGGCGATGCGACTGTTCGGCAACATGTACGCGGGCGAGCTGGTGTTCATGCTGATCGCCGGCCTGTTTAGCGCGGGCGCGGGCGTGGCCGGCTGGGCGCTGTACGGCGCAGGCATCATCGGCTACACGGTGTGGGGCCTCTTTCACATCCTGATCATCTCGATCCAGGCCTTCATCTTCATGGTGCTGACCATCGTGTACATCTCGATGGCGCACGACCATCACTGA
- the atpE gene encoding F0F1 ATP synthase subunit C codes for MDQVAAHIVQIAQVQGFTAIALGLIIGLGALGACIGIGVMGSKFLEAAARQPELVPLLQGRMFLLAGLIDAAFLIGVALAMYFAFANPLLSKLG; via the coding sequence GTGGACCAAGTCGCCGCTCACATCGTTCAAATCGCCCAGGTGCAGGGTTTCACCGCCATCGCGCTCGGCCTGATCATCGGCCTCGGCGCCCTCGGTGCCTGTATCGGCATCGGCGTGATGGGTTCGAAGTTCCTGGAAGCCGCTGCCCGCCAGCCGGAGCTGGTGCCGCTGCTGCAGGGTCGCATGTTCCTGCTGGCCGGCCTGATCGACGCGGCGTTCCTGATCGGCGTGGCGCTGGCGATGTACTTCGCTTTCGCGAACCCGCTGCTGTCGAAGCTGGGCTGA
- a CDS encoding F0F1 ATP synthase subunit B — MLPNGTLIGEMIAFAILIWFCVQFIWPHLTKAIEERQVKIAEGLSAAERAHAELKDADAKVADEIRKARQQASEIIDKAQQQANGILDKARADAIVEINRLKAVAQDDIAAMAQQAREQLRERVGALAVQGASKIVQREVDASTHKALLDQLAAEV; from the coding sequence ATGCTTCCCAACGGCACACTGATCGGCGAGATGATTGCTTTCGCCATCCTCATCTGGTTCTGCGTCCAGTTCATCTGGCCGCATCTCACCAAGGCCATCGAGGAGCGGCAGGTCAAGATCGCCGAAGGCCTCAGCGCCGCCGAGCGTGCGCACGCCGAGCTGAAGGATGCCGACGCCAAGGTGGCGGACGAGATCCGCAAGGCGCGCCAGCAGGCGTCGGAGATCATCGACAAGGCGCAGCAGCAGGCCAACGGTATCCTCGACAAGGCCCGCGCCGACGCCATCGTCGAGATCAACCGCCTGAAGGCCGTGGCCCAGGACGACATCGCCGCGATGGCGCAGCAGGCGCGTGAGCAGTTGCGCGAGCGCGTGGGTGCGCTGGCCGTGCAGGGCGCGTCCAAGATCGTGCAGCGCGAGGTGGATGCCTCCACGCACAAGGCGTTGCTCGACCAGCTCGCCGCCGAGGTCTGA
- a CDS encoding F0F1 ATP synthase subunit delta codes for MAQAITLARPYARAAFELAHAHGTLPAWSQALAFAAAVAQDARVAALGSDPRVQPAQLVALHLPEGMAADAPFAQFLGEMAENRRMALLPEVAALYEQYRRESESQLLVKVTSAMALDAAQAEQLKASLKRRFKREIELETSVDASLLAGVVVDTGSEVIDGSARGRLERLAGALV; via the coding sequence ATGGCCCAGGCAATCACCCTCGCCCGTCCCTACGCCCGCGCCGCGTTCGAGCTGGCCCACGCCCACGGCACGCTGCCTGCGTGGTCGCAGGCGCTGGCGTTCGCGGCGGCGGTGGCGCAGGACGCGCGCGTGGCCGCGCTCGGTAGCGACCCGCGCGTGCAGCCGGCGCAACTGGTGGCGCTGCACCTGCCGGAAGGCATGGCGGCGGATGCGCCGTTTGCGCAGTTCCTGGGCGAAATGGCCGAGAACCGCCGCATGGCCCTGTTGCCCGAGGTGGCCGCGTTGTACGAACAGTACCGCCGCGAATCCGAGTCGCAGCTGCTGGTCAAGGTGACCAGCGCGATGGCGCTGGATGCCGCGCAGGCCGAACAGCTCAAGGCTTCGCTGAAGCGCCGTTTCAAGCGCGAGATCGAACTGGAAACATCCGTCGACGCCTCGCTGCTGGCGGGCGTGGTGGTCGACACCGGCAGCGAAGTGATCGACGGCTCCGCGCGCGGCCGCCTGGAGCGCCTGGCCGGAGCCCTGGTCTAG